GGTGGTAATGGAATTTTGCTTTTGAATTCCGCGCATTTGCATACAAAGGTGCGAACATTCTATTACAACTGCAACACCCTTTGGTTTCAAAGTATCCTGAATGCAATCCCTTATTTCGGTTGTTAATCGTTCTTGAACCTGTAGTCTGCGTGCAAAAGCATCCACTACACGCGGTAATTTACTTAAACCTACAATGTGTCCGCTAGGAATGTAGGCGATATGTGCTTTGCCAAAAAATGGTAAAAGATGGTGTTCGCACATGCTGTACACTTCAATGTCTTTTACCAACACCATTTGGTCATAAGGCTCTGCAAACATGGCTGAGCGCAATATTTCTTCCGGATTTTGCTCGTATCCTTGTGTGAGGTATTGCATTGCTTTTGCCACTCTTTCGGGTGTTTTAAGCAAGCCTTCACGATTGGGATTTTCACCAATTTCGGAAAGTACCAACTTATAGCTGCTAGCTAGGCTGCTGGTTGTTTTTTCATCGTATGTTTCAATCTTTTTGTATCCTGCCATGTTCGTTTTTGTTTCGTTTGTCTTATCCAACCAACGAAACACGAATTTGTTTTTGTTGTTTAGTCAAGGCTAAAAATCGCATGTGTCGTATCGCTTGCAAATCTTATTCCCCAAAATACTCTGCCGAATTGTTTTCGGTCTCAAACACGCGTATCGAGTGGAGTTTACAGCCTAAGCCGCTGATTTTGTATTCTAATTGTTTCCAAATTTCTACTGTCAAAATTTCGGTTGAGGCCATTTTTCCTGACATAAATGGCACATCAAGGTTCATGTTTTTATGGTCGAGTTGATCCACGATGCATGTTTTTATTAGTGTGCTTAGGGCTTTTAAATCCACCACAAAACCGGTGTCAGGATTCGGATTGCCTTTCACGGTGACATATAAATTGTAATTATGTCCATGCCAATTAGGATTGGCGCATTTTCCAAACACTTCCAAATTTTTTTCATCGCTCCAGTCGGCCTTCCACAATTTGTGGGCTGCATTAAAGTGCTCTTTTCGCGTTATATATACCATATCTTACTATTTGAGACTGCAAATATAAAGTTAATTGTTGGCAAGTAACTTAGCCCATTTATTGACTCATCTCTAATTATGAAACAATCATTAGTCAAACCCAAAAATAGTCAATCCATCAAATCCATCCTTCGACTCCGCTCAGGAGGACATTTCGTTAATTTTCTAACAAATCAGCTAATCGGCAAATCAACTAATCAACTAATCGGCTAATCTGCTAATCAGCAAATCGGCTAATCGGCTAATCAGCTAATCGGCTAATCAGCTAATCAAATTAATGTTTCTTGTAAAAACGACCTTCACGTCATAAAAGAAAATATCTTTGCAAAAAATTTGAACAATGTATATATTAGTAGTGAGTGCTACCCGAAAAGAGATTGAGCCGGTGGTAGCGAGAATGAATTTGGAGCAACAAATAATCCCTTCGCGCTTGACGCGTTATAATTTTTTAAATCATTCGGTAGATGTGTTGATTACCGGGGTTGGCATTTTACCCAGTTCCTTTTGGTTAGGAAAAATTTTGAGTAATGGGAATTACGATTTTGCCATAAATTGCGGGGTTGCCGGAAGTTTCAGCAATGCGCTCACTTTGGGCGAAGTAGTGAATATTACAGAGGATTACTTAATTGAAATGGGAGCGGAAAACGATGCTCAATTTATTTCTTTGGATGCCATGCAACTCATCGACGCAAAGGATTTTCCATACACCGCATTGGGAGTTAAAAGCACCTATGATTTCGAAAATCCGGCGCTGGCAAACATTAAAAAGGTAAATGGAATTACCGTGAATAAAGTGCATGGAAATACTGCAAGTATACATCGCGATATGGCGCTTTACCATTCACTGCATGGCAAGCCGGTTGTAACCGAAAGCATGGAAGGAGCTGCATTTCTATTTGCTTGTATTCAAGAAAAAGTGCCATGTGTGCAGTTGCGTGCCATATCCAATTATGTAGAAAAAAGAAACACCGATACGTGGAAGTTGGATATTGCAATAAAGAATAGCTGTGAGAAAGTGCTGGAAGTGATGAGTTCTTACGCAGATGAGAACTAAGGTATAGTGCACCTTCTGATACTGATTTTAATTAGCTAATCAGCTAATTAGCTAATCAGCTAATTAAAAATAAGTTTCATTTAGAAAACAGTTTTGAATACAACGCTGCAACTAGGTTTCTCACCCTGCCCAAACGATTGCTTCATTTTTGATGCCTTAATACATCACAAGATTGATACAGAAGGCTTAACATTTGAGGTGCTAATGGAGGATGTTGAAAGCTTGAACCGTAAGGCTTTTTCCGCTTTAAGCGAGAAGGAAAACTCCTTGCTGCACATTACCAAACTGAGCTATCATTCTTATGCCTATCTCACAAAGCCCTATGTTTTGTTGGATGCAGGTAGTGCTTTGGGTAATAATTGTGGTCCATTACTTGTTTCCAAAAAAAATTACGCTGCCACGGATGTTGACGCACTGAAAATTGCGATTCCCGGAAAATATACAACCGCCAACTTTTTGCTTTCATTGGCCTTTCCAAAAGCCTTGAATAAAACGGAACTGGTTTTTTCAGCCATTGAAGACGCTGTTTTAAATTCGGAATTTAATGCCGGTTTAATAATACATGAAAACCGTTTTACATACGAAGCAAAAGGCTTAAAGAAAATAATGGATTTGGGGGAATATTGGGAAACACAAACCCAACTTCCTATACCACTTGGAGGCATTGTGATTCAACGAAATTTACCTGAAGCACTGAAACAAAAAGTGAACCGTTTAGTTCGTAAAAGTGTAGAATTTGCTTTCGAAAACCCTGATTCGAGCGAGGAGTTTGTTGCACAGCATGCACAAGAAATGAGTTTAGAAGTAAGAAATAAACACATAAATTTGTATGTGAATGAGTATTCGATCGACTTGGGTAATAAGGGACGTATGGCAGTTAAATTGCTATTTGATATGGCAATGCAAGTGGGTGTAATTAAAAATTTGGACGAAGATATATTTTTGAATTAGGCGATTTTAATTTGTAATTTTAAGCTATGAAAAAGTTAACTCTTAATTTTCCGGACACATTTGATATGGATGAAAAGGAAATTGTAAATGCTTTAGCTGCTCAACTTTATGATATTGGTAAACTATCCTTAGGTCAGGCTGCTGATTTGGCAGGACTTTCGAAAAGAAAATTCATGGAATCGCTGGCTAATTTTGGTGTTTCGGTGTTTAATTATCCTGTCGAAGATTTAGCGCACGATATAGCTCATGCAAAAAATCATCATAGCTGATACAAGTTGTCTCATTCTGCTTGATAAAATAAAAGAGCTGAATATTCTTAAACTTCTTTTTGGAAAAGTTTACATCACTCGGAATATTGCAGTGGAGTTTAATCAGCCGATTCCTGAATGGATAAAAATTCAGAATCCAAAGAATAAAAGCTATCAAAAATTATTGCTTAAATACGTTGACGATGGCGAAGCAAGTGCAATAGCATTAGCAGTTGAAAAGGCAGATTCTCTCCTAATTCTTGATGATAGAAAGGCAAGAAAATTGGCAACTAGTTTAAAATTGAATTATACAGGAACAATTGGCGTACTCATTGAGGCAAAACAAAGTGGATGCATCAAGTCAATTAAGCCTATCCTAACCAAAATTAAACGCACAAATTTTCATTTAAGCGAAGAATTAGAAGCAGAAATAATTGAAAAATCAGGCGAATAAAATATTTTTTTAAAATGATAGTCATAACAGGTGCAGCAGGTTTTATAGGAAGTTGCTTGGTGAGCAAACTAAACAGCGAAGGAATTAACGACCTCATTGTTGTGGATGATTTTTCCATACTTGAAAAAGTACCTAATCTGCAAGGGAAACACTTCAAAGCTAAAGTTGAGCGAGCTCTATTTTTTGAATGGTTTCGTGAAAATAAATCACAAGTGAAATTTGTTTTTCACTTGGGCGCAAGAACCGATACCACAGAGTTTGATGTAAAGATATTTGATGAGCTAAATGTGAATTACAGCAAAGAAATGTGTAAGGCTTGCACCGATTTTGGAATTCCTTTGGTGTATGCTTCCTCTGCCGCAACATACGGTTTGGGTGAATTGGGATATGAGGATAGCCATGAAGTGGTGGAACATTTAAAACCTTTAAATCCTTACGGAGATTCGAAGAATGATTTTGATAAATGGGTGCTCCAACAAACACAAACTCCCCCATTTTGGGCAGGACTCAAGTTCTTTAATGTTTACGGTCCTAATGAATACCATAAGGCAAGAATGGCATCCGTTATTTTTCATGCCTTTAATCAAATTAGCGAGAAAGGTGGCATGAAATTGTTTCGTTCGCACAAGCCTGAATATACAGATGGTGGGCAATTGCGCGATTTCGTGTATGTGAAAGATGTAGTGAATGTGTGTGTGTATTTAATGCAGCATCAAAAAAATTCCGGCATTTATAATTTAGGAACAGGCATCGCACGAACTTTTTTAGACCTTGCAAAAAGTACTTTTTCGGCAATGGGCAAGGGGGTGAATATTGAATATATTGATACTCCGATAGACATTCGCGACAAGTACCAATATTTTACGGAAGCTAAAATGGAGAAATTAAAAGCCATAGGATACACTCAAGATTTCTATACTTTAGAAGAGGGTGTAACAGACTACGTTCAGAATTATTTAATCGGAAAGAAGTATTATTAATTCTAATTCCGAATAAAATTCAAAGGAAAAAGAGAAAATTATTCCTCAAATAACCAAATTACAAATGGTCGGAAAATAATCTGCGAAAATCAACAGCATCCGCGTTATCCGCGTTCCATTTCAAGATTATTGAGTGAGCAGACAATTCAATATAAACTACAACTCTTCCTGTATAAGTAATAGTTCTGATTTAATTTTTTTGAGTTTACTCAAAAGCAGTTCCTTATCGAGTTCAACAGCAATAGTACTTTCCTTTTTTAGAGTTGCCTTAGCGCCTTGAAGGGTAAATCCTTTTTGTTTGACAAGTGAATAAATAGTTCTGAAATTTTCAAGGTCTTCGGTGGTAAATAAGCGATTCCCTTTTTTGTTTTTCTTTGGTTGGATGATGTCAAATTCTTTTTCCCAAAAACGAATCAGCGAAGGATTTACATCAAACATTTTAGACACTTCACCCATGGTGTAGTATAATTTAGTTGTTTCTGTTTCCTTGTAAGCCATTGTTTCGGGCAGTTGATAAGAATTAAATTTATTGCGTAGTGATGTAGGAAAATGAAATCAGTCAAACGACTGATTGGATTTGCTCGATAAATCAAGCATTTGAGCATATTCTGCAGCACTTAAATCATTAAAGAAAAAGTTAATCGGATTTATTTTACCTTGATTTTTAATCACCTCATAATGCAGGTGTGGAGCTGTGCTCATTCCGCTGCTGCCCACCAATCCAATTACATCCCCTCGTTTCACTTTTTGACCAACGCGGGCAATAATCTTGCTCATGTGGCCATATAAGGTTTCGTATCCATACCCGTGATTAATTACCACATGATTGCCATAACCTTGTGCAAGATCATCGGCACGCTCAACCACACCATCACCTGTTGCGTAAATTTCGGTACCAATGTTGGCACTAAAATCAATTCCGGTATGAAAATGTTCGGTTTTATAAATTGGATGGGTGCGGAAACCATATCCTGAAGCCATCCGTCTGAGATCCTTATTTGCAATGGGTTGTATTGCAGGTATTGACGCCAATAGCACAGCTTTGTTTTTCGCCAAATTGGCGACATCGTCAAATGACTTGGATTGAATATACATCCGCTTAGCAAGAAAATCTAACTTTTTTGTGGTTTCAATAAGCAAGTCAGAATTGTTGAATCCTTCCAATTGCTTGTAACGGTCGACCCCGCCAAATCCTGCTTTTCGAATATTGTCGGGAATAGGTTCTGCTTCAAAAATTACACGGTAAATATTGTCATCTCGGTTTTGAATATCTTCCAATACCGCATTCATCTGACTCATGCGCTCACCAAGATTGTCGTATTGGTCGCGCAATTGTACAATCTCACGCTTAAGTTGTTTTTCTTTAGGAGAATCAAAATAAGTATAAGCAATCCAAATCGTAACTGTAGCAAATACTAAACCTGAGGCAACATAAGATAGAAACCGTTTGAGGCGATCCCATACCTTAAGCTGCACACGCTCGTACTTTAACGATTTGGTATTAAAATAAAACTTTACCTTACTCATGTTCCTCAATTTTTTTACGGAGGTATGCGAAATTAGCTAATTAAAGTAAATTTGCAACGCAAAAAAGAGGCTTTAGCACCAAAAATTGTAAAAAATACAAGTATGCAGAGGCTTTGCATAGAAATTAATAGAAGAGCATGAACGCAAATCAAATTAGAAAAACATTTTTAGATTTCTTTAAGTCAAAAGGTCACGAAATTGTGCCCAGCGCGCCCATGGTGGTGAAAATGATCCTACCTTAATGTTCAACAATAGCGGTATGGCACCTTTTAAGGATTTATTTTTAGGAAATGCACCCATTAAATTTCCACGTATTGCGGATACACAAAAATGTTTGCGTGTAAGTGGAAAGCACAATGACCTAGAAGAAGTTGGAGTGGATACATATCACCATACAATGTTCGAAATGCTTGGCAATTGGAGCTTTGGCGATTATTTTAAAAAGGAAGCCATTGCCTGGGCTTGGGAATTATTGCACGATGTATATAAGCTGGATGCGGACAGGATGTATGTGACGGTATTTGAAGGCAGCCCGGCAGAAAAATTAGCCTTTGATCAAGATGCATATGATTGCTGGAAAAAACTAATCCCCGAAGACCGAATCCTAAGAGGAAATAAAAAAGATAATTTTTGGGAGATGGGAGATACCGGGCCTTGTGGACCTTGTACCGAAATTCACGTGGATTTAAGAGATGATGCCGAAAGGAAGAAAGTAGATGGTAAAACATTAGTCAATAACGACCATCCACAAGTAGTTGAAATTTGGAACAATGTGTTCATGGAATTTGAGCGCAAAGCGGATGGCAGTCTTGTAAAATTGCCGAAACAACATGTGGATACCGGAATGGGATTTGAGCGTTTGTGCATGGCCTTGCAAGGAAAAAAATCGAATTACGACACAGATGTTTTTCAACCCTTAATTCAATTTTTAGAACGTGAATCAGGAAAGAAGTACAAGGTTGATGAGAAAACTGATATTGCCTTGCGTGTTATTGCCGATCATATCCGCACCATTGCTTTTGCGATTGCAGATGGTCAGTTGCCAAGCAACAACAAGGCGGGTTATGTAATTCGTAGAATTTTGCGCAGAGCGGTGCGTTATGGTTATACCTTCCTCAATTTTCAGCAACCCTTTATGTATAATTTGGTGGAGGTACTGGTTGCCCAGATGAGTGATACATTTCCCGAAATTAAAACTCAACAATCACTCATTGAAAAAGTGATAAAAGAAGAAGAAACTTCCTTCTTAAAGACTTTGGGGAATGGGATTACGCGTTTCGAGAATCAATGTAAGAACCTTACATCAAAAACGATAAAGGGAGATTTTGCATTTGAGTTATTTGATACCTATGGTTTTCCAATTGACCTTACGCAATTGTTGGCGCGTGAAAAGAATCTGATGGTAGATATGGAGGAATTTAATGCTTGCATGGCCGAGCAAAAAAATCGCTCCCGTGCTGCTGCTGCTGTGGACACTGAGGATTGGGTGTATTTAAATGCTTCGAATGCAAATCAAACCAAAGTGCAAGAGGATGTTTTTGTGGGATAT
The sequence above is a segment of the Bacteroidota bacterium genome. Coding sequences within it:
- the folE gene encoding GTP cyclohydrolase I FolE — encoded protein: MAGYKKIETYDEKTTSSLASSYKLVLSEIGENPNREGLLKTPERVAKAMQYLTQGYEQNPEEILRSAMFAEPYDQMVLVKDIEVYSMCEHHLLPFFGKAHIAYIPSGHIVGLSKLPRVVDAFARRLQVQERLTTEIRDCIQDTLKPKGVAVVIECSHLCMQMRGIQKQNSITTTSAFTGEFLEARTRSEFMKLITSSLT
- a CDS encoding 6-carboxytetrahydropterin synthase, encoding MVYITRKEHFNAAHKLWKADWSDEKNLEVFGKCANPNWHGHNYNLYVTVKGNPNPDTGFVVDLKALSTLIKTCIVDQLDHKNMNLDVPFMSGKMASTEILTVEIWKQLEYKISGLGCKLHSIRVFETENNSAEYFGE
- the mqnB gene encoding futalosine hydrolase encodes the protein MYILVVSATRKEIEPVVARMNLEQQIIPSRLTRYNFLNHSVDVLITGVGILPSSFWLGKILSNGNYDFAINCGVAGSFSNALTLGEVVNITEDYLIEMGAENDAQFISLDAMQLIDAKDFPYTALGVKSTYDFENPALANIKKVNGITVNKVHGNTASIHRDMALYHSLHGKPVVTESMEGAAFLFACIQEKVPCVQLRAISNYVEKRNTDTWKLDIAIKNSCEKVLEVMSSYADEN
- a CDS encoding 1,4-dihydroxy-6-naphthoate synthase; amino-acid sequence: MNTTLQLGFSPCPNDCFIFDALIHHKIDTEGLTFEVLMEDVESLNRKAFSALSEKENSLLHITKLSYHSYAYLTKPYVLLDAGSALGNNCGPLLVSKKNYAATDVDALKIAIPGKYTTANFLLSLAFPKALNKTELVFSAIEDAVLNSEFNAGLIIHENRFTYEAKGLKKIMDLGEYWETQTQLPIPLGGIVIQRNLPEALKQKVNRLVRKSVEFAFENPDSSEEFVAQHAQEMSLEVRNKHINLYVNEYSIDLGNKGRMAVKLLFDMAMQVGVIKNLDEDIFLN
- a CDS encoding UPF0175 family protein; its protein translation is MKKLTLNFPDTFDMDEKEIVNALAAQLYDIGKLSLGQAADLAGLSKRKFMESLANFGVSVFNYPVEDLAHDIAHAKNHHS
- a CDS encoding DUF3368 domain-containing protein, translated to MQKIIIADTSCLILLDKIKELNILKLLFGKVYITRNIAVEFNQPIPEWIKIQNPKNKSYQKLLLKYVDDGEASAIALAVEKADSLLILDDRKARKLATSLKLNYTGTIGVLIEAKQSGCIKSIKPILTKIKRTNFHLSEELEAEIIEKSGE
- the rfaD gene encoding ADP-glyceromanno-heptose 6-epimerase; translation: MIVITGAAGFIGSCLVSKLNSEGINDLIVVDDFSILEKVPNLQGKHFKAKVERALFFEWFRENKSQVKFVFHLGARTDTTEFDVKIFDELNVNYSKEMCKACTDFGIPLVYASSAATYGLGELGYEDSHEVVEHLKPLNPYGDSKNDFDKWVLQQTQTPPFWAGLKFFNVYGPNEYHKARMASVIFHAFNQISEKGGMKLFRSHKPEYTDGGQLRDFVYVKDVVNVCVYLMQHQKNSGIYNLGTGIARTFLDLAKSTFSAMGKGVNIEYIDTPIDIRDKYQYFTEAKMEKLKAIGYTQDFYTLEEGVTDYVQNYLIGKKYY
- a CDS encoding MerR family transcriptional regulator, with amino-acid sequence MAYKETETTKLYYTMGEVSKMFDVNPSLIRFWEKEFDIIQPKKNKKGNRLFTTEDLENFRTIYSLVKQKGFTLQGAKATLKKESTIAVELDKELLLSKLKKIKSELLLIQEEL
- a CDS encoding peptidoglycan DD-metalloendopeptidase family protein, encoding MSKVKFYFNTKSLKYERVQLKVWDRLKRFLSYVASGLVFATVTIWIAYTYFDSPKEKQLKREIVQLRDQYDNLGERMSQMNAVLEDIQNRDDNIYRVIFEAEPIPDNIRKAGFGGVDRYKQLEGFNNSDLLIETTKKLDFLAKRMYIQSKSFDDVANLAKNKAVLLASIPAIQPIANKDLRRMASGYGFRTHPIYKTEHFHTGIDFSANIGTEIYATGDGVVERADDLAQGYGNHVVINHGYGYETLYGHMSKIIARVGQKVKRGDVIGLVGSSGMSTAPHLHYEVIKNQGKINPINFFFNDLSAAEYAQMLDLSSKSNQSFD